One segment of Pandoraea pnomenusa DNA contains the following:
- a CDS encoding acyl-CoA dehydrogenase family protein, with protein MAYQPPSIVGEHYPLTDKQRRLLALAEQVGRESLAPRAARWDREASFPFENYDDMRAAGLLKLCIPEADGGLGADFATYMMVSAELGRHCGATALTFNMHTCSMMWTGILADDLDMTPEQRAEHARYREHHFARVIQDGAIYAQPFSEGSAAAAGKAPFGTTATKVEGGWKINGRKIFASLSGAANYYGVLCTEDKPELSMKDTFYIAVPGDAPGVTVTGDWDPLGMRGTVSRTLLFKDVFVPDELQLMPRGIYHQAASRWPHMFMTLSPTYMGIAQAAYDFTIQYLRGEAPGMGAPVKRRMYPTKQIAVAQMHILLEQTRALFLRALQDGRADPGKEARLRAYAAQYTIMENANELCRLAIRTCGGQSMLKTLPLERMYRDSRCGALMLPWTAELCLDRIGREALYEPGERDE; from the coding sequence GTGGCCTATCAGCCCCCTTCGATCGTCGGCGAGCATTACCCGCTCACGGACAAGCAGCGGCGCTTGCTGGCGCTGGCCGAGCAGGTGGGGCGCGAGTCGCTCGCGCCACGCGCCGCGCGCTGGGACCGCGAAGCGTCGTTCCCGTTCGAGAACTACGACGACATGCGCGCCGCCGGCTTGCTCAAGCTGTGCATTCCCGAAGCGGACGGCGGTCTGGGCGCCGACTTCGCCACGTACATGATGGTTTCCGCCGAGTTGGGCCGCCACTGCGGTGCGACGGCGCTCACCTTCAACATGCACACGTGCTCGATGATGTGGACGGGGATTCTCGCCGACGATCTCGACATGACGCCCGAGCAACGCGCCGAGCATGCGCGTTATCGCGAGCACCACTTCGCCCGGGTGATCCAGGACGGTGCGATTTACGCACAGCCGTTCTCCGAGGGCAGCGCCGCGGCGGCGGGCAAGGCACCGTTCGGCACCACGGCCACCAAGGTCGAGGGCGGCTGGAAGATCAATGGCCGCAAGATTTTCGCGTCGCTCTCGGGGGCCGCCAACTACTACGGCGTGCTGTGTACCGAAGACAAGCCCGAGCTGTCGATGAAGGACACGTTCTACATCGCGGTGCCGGGCGACGCGCCGGGCGTGACCGTCACAGGTGACTGGGATCCGCTGGGCATGCGCGGTACGGTCTCGCGCACGTTGCTTTTCAAGGACGTGTTCGTGCCCGACGAGCTGCAATTGATGCCGCGCGGCATCTACCATCAGGCCGCGAGCCGCTGGCCGCACATGTTCATGACGCTCTCGCCGACATACATGGGTATCGCCCAGGCGGCCTATGATTTCACCATCCAGTACCTGCGGGGCGAAGCGCCCGGCATGGGCGCGCCGGTCAAGCGCCGCATGTATCCGACCAAGCAGATCGCCGTCGCGCAAATGCACATCCTGCTCGAGCAAACGCGCGCGCTGTTCCTGCGTGCATTGCAGGACGGCCGCGCCGATCCGGGCAAGGAAGCGCGCCTGCGTGCCTATGCGGCGCAGTACACGATCATGGAGAATGCCAACGAGCTGTGCCGGCTGGCCATTCGCACCTGCGGCGGACAGTCGATGCTCAAGACGCTGCCGCTCGAGCGCATGTACCGCGATTCGCGCTGCGGCGCCCTGATGCTGCCCTGGACGGCCGAGCTGTGTCTCGATCGCATCGGCCGCGAAGCGCTCTACGAACCGGGCGAGCGCGACGAGTAA
- a CDS encoding class I adenylate-forming enzyme family protein: protein MTPFVEALVRHARATPERLALRCGVGEEALTTDYAALWRRIERVGGHLRETWRIAPGDRVACLGLNDELQLALLFACARAGAIFLPLNFRLAVPELAAIARHAGIRVLWFDAMHREAARQIRDRLEQDAVIELPPPAIAPLEGLIAVPSAKPVDYPDVAPDAPVLLAYTSGTTGEPKGALHTQAGLLANARASWWAHEMTPGDHVLSTLPMFHVGGLCIQTLPALLCGASVTLHPRFDPAAWLADVQRYRPTLSLMVPATMRAVQLHPAWASTDLSSLRGVMAGSSVIPLSAIDAFHARGIPLGQVYGATETGPVSIALRFGEAKAHSGAVGRACPGVDVRLADAAGHDVAPGEVGEILVRAPNVMREYWRAPNHPSFGDGWFHSGDLARLRDDGCFEVVGRSKDMIISGGENIYPAEIENALVDCPGVLEAAVVGVPDEQWGEVPVAVIVPAATGVAQDGPESPGVVATPQSVLAFLGTRIARFKLPRRVVMIDTLPKSALGKVQKPILIGWLSDTPDSQNTTHGR, encoded by the coding sequence TTGACGCCTTTCGTAGAAGCGCTCGTCCGTCACGCCCGCGCCACGCCTGAACGGCTGGCGTTGCGCTGCGGCGTTGGCGAGGAAGCCTTGACCACCGATTACGCGGCGCTGTGGCGACGCATCGAGCGCGTCGGCGGCCATTTGCGCGAGACCTGGCGCATCGCGCCGGGCGACCGGGTCGCGTGTCTGGGGCTGAACGACGAGCTGCAACTGGCGCTGCTGTTCGCCTGCGCACGCGCCGGCGCGATCTTCCTGCCGCTGAACTTCCGTCTGGCGGTGCCCGAGCTGGCCGCCATCGCGCGCCATGCGGGCATACGCGTGTTGTGGTTCGACGCCATGCATCGCGAAGCGGCCCGCCAGATTCGCGATCGGCTGGAACAGGACGCCGTCATCGAACTTCCGCCCCCGGCGATCGCGCCGCTCGAAGGGCTCATTGCGGTGCCGTCGGCCAAGCCGGTCGACTACCCCGACGTTGCCCCCGACGCCCCCGTGTTGCTTGCCTACACGTCGGGGACGACTGGCGAGCCGAAGGGGGCGCTGCACACCCAGGCCGGTCTGCTGGCCAACGCGCGGGCGAGTTGGTGGGCGCACGAAATGACCCCTGGCGATCACGTGCTGTCCACGCTGCCGATGTTCCACGTGGGCGGACTGTGCATTCAGACGTTGCCCGCGCTGCTGTGCGGCGCGAGCGTAACGCTGCATCCTCGCTTCGATCCGGCGGCCTGGCTCGCGGACGTTCAGCGGTACCGTCCGACGCTTTCGTTGATGGTGCCGGCCACCATGCGCGCCGTGCAGTTGCATCCGGCGTGGGCGTCGACCGATCTGTCTTCGCTGCGCGGCGTGATGGCCGGCTCGAGTGTGATCCCGCTCTCGGCCATCGACGCCTTTCATGCACGCGGCATCCCGCTGGGCCAGGTGTATGGCGCCACGGAGACCGGCCCGGTGTCGATCGCGCTGCGCTTTGGCGAGGCGAAGGCGCACTCCGGCGCCGTGGGTCGCGCATGCCCGGGTGTGGACGTACGCCTGGCCGACGCCGCCGGGCACGATGTCGCGCCGGGCGAGGTGGGGGAGATCCTCGTGCGAGCGCCCAACGTGATGCGCGAATACTGGCGCGCGCCGAACCACCCGTCGTTCGGCGACGGATGGTTTCATTCGGGCGATCTGGCGCGTTTGCGCGACGACGGCTGCTTCGAGGTCGTGGGCCGCAGCAAGGACATGATCATCTCCGGCGGCGAGAACATCTATCCGGCGGAAATCGAGAATGCGCTCGTCGACTGCCCGGGCGTGCTCGAGGCGGCAGTCGTCGGCGTGCCGGACGAGCAGTGGGGGGAAGTGCCTGTGGCCGTGATCGTGCCCGCGGCAACCGGTGTCGCGCAGGACGGCCCCGAATCGCCCGGCGTCGTGGCCACGCCGCAGAGCGTGCTGGCGTTTCTCGGCACGCGCATCGCGCGCTTCAAGTTGCCGCGACGCGTGGTCATGATCGATACGCTGCCCAAGAGTGCCCTTGGGAAAGTGCAGAAACCGATTCTCATCGGGTGGCTATCCGACACCCCCGATTCGCAAAACACAACCCACGGTCGCTAA
- a CDS encoding IclR family transcriptional regulator, translating into MDTTEAHSVSERVLQVLVTVARHGRPIAAREIAAQTGLPLSTVYRHLVPLKKWGLVQEHAHEALYEPGPVGVQLAWGFDHNSHLVTQAREEIEALVQRTGETVGLLVAANGQVVCLDMHESEQSLRCSFAKGRAHPLVHGASAKALLSFLPPATRDTLIGRQLAGQPVAQERLAAQIEEIRKQRYAVSESEVDFGVWGVSAPVFAAKERLEGTITLMAPAVRVAQRHEELIRLTVAAAERISNRLQYF; encoded by the coding sequence ATGGACACCACCGAAGCGCATTCGGTCTCCGAACGCGTGCTGCAGGTCCTTGTGACCGTGGCGCGTCATGGACGACCGATCGCGGCACGCGAGATCGCCGCGCAAACGGGTTTGCCGCTCTCCACGGTTTACCGCCACCTCGTCCCGCTCAAGAAGTGGGGCCTGGTGCAGGAGCATGCCCACGAGGCGCTCTACGAACCGGGACCGGTCGGCGTGCAACTGGCATGGGGATTCGATCACAACTCGCATCTCGTCACGCAGGCACGCGAGGAGATCGAAGCCCTCGTGCAGCGCACCGGCGAGACCGTCGGTTTGCTCGTGGCGGCCAACGGGCAGGTCGTCTGCCTCGACATGCACGAGAGCGAGCAATCGCTGCGCTGTTCGTTCGCCAAGGGGCGTGCGCATCCGCTGGTGCATGGCGCATCGGCCAAGGCGCTGCTCTCGTTCCTCCCGCCGGCCACGCGCGACACCCTGATCGGTCGCCAGCTCGCGGGCCAGCCGGTGGCTCAGGAGCGTCTGGCGGCGCAGATCGAGGAGATCCGCAAGCAGCGCTATGCGGTGTCCGAGAGCGAAGTCGACTTCGGCGTCTGGGGCGTGTCGGCCCCGGTGTTCGCCGCCAAGGAACGTCTGGAAGGCACCATCACCCTGATGGCGCCCGCCGTGCGTGTGGCCCAGCGCCACGAAGAGCTGATCCGCCTCACGGTGGCCGCAGCCGAGCGTATTTCAAATCGATTGCAGTACTTTTAA
- a CDS encoding transporter substrate-binding domain-containing protein, whose protein sequence is MKLRHILFTMALAVTCSSKVFAADDVLRVATDATFPPFEYVENGKRTGFDVEMIEALGKAMGKKVEWTDIDFKGLIPAVLSKRVDVAASAIYITDERLKVVNFTHPYYTGGLAIMVKADNNTIKEPADLAGKKVSVQVGTKSVQFLKENFPKVERVEVEKNDQMFELVKIGRADAAVTGKPAALLYAKANPSVKVLDKTLTVERYGFAVRKGDTELTNDMNKALEKVRADGTYAELVKKYFGAAK, encoded by the coding sequence ATGAAATTGCGTCACATCCTCTTTACGATGGCGCTGGCCGTCACCTGCTCGAGCAAAGTTTTCGCCGCCGACGACGTGTTGCGCGTTGCCACCGACGCGACGTTCCCGCCGTTCGAATATGTGGAAAACGGCAAGCGCACCGGTTTCGACGTGGAAATGATCGAAGCGCTGGGCAAGGCCATGGGCAAGAAGGTCGAATGGACGGATATCGACTTCAAGGGCCTGATTCCGGCGGTGCTGTCCAAGCGCGTGGATGTGGCCGCTTCGGCGATCTACATCACGGATGAGCGTCTGAAGGTCGTGAACTTCACGCACCCGTACTACACCGGCGGCCTGGCCATCATGGTCAAGGCGGACAACAACACCATCAAGGAACCGGCCGATCTCGCCGGCAAGAAGGTGTCGGTGCAGGTGGGTACGAAGTCGGTGCAGTTCCTGAAGGAAAACTTCCCGAAGGTCGAGCGCGTGGAAGTCGAGAAGAACGACCAGATGTTCGAACTCGTGAAGATCGGCCGCGCCGACGCCGCCGTGACCGGCAAGCCGGCAGCGCTGCTTTACGCGAAGGCCAACCCGAGCGTCAAGGTGCTCGACAAGACGCTGACCGTGGAGCGTTATGGCTTTGCCGTGCGCAAGGGCGACACCGAACTGACCAACGACATGAACAAGGCGCTCGAGAAGGTTCGTGCCGACGGCACCTATGCCGAGCTGGTCAAGAAGTATTTCGGCGCCGCGAAGTAA
- a CDS encoding amino acid ABC transporter permease, protein MELDFSPVWANWQDLARGALVTVEVTACALALGCVLGLLVGMGRLNPAHRIRYGICTAYVTFIRGTPLLVQLFILFFGLPQFNILLPAFMCGVLGLGIYSGAYVSEIVRGAIQSIERGQMEAARSLGMPYGLAMRSVILPQAIVRMIPPLGNEFIALIKNSALVSLLTIHDVMHEGQKIISVSYRSLEVYLAIAFVYLILTGTTTLLLQRAEKSLRAGGAVQ, encoded by the coding sequence ATGGAACTCGATTTTTCGCCGGTGTGGGCCAACTGGCAGGACCTCGCGCGAGGTGCGCTCGTTACCGTCGAGGTAACGGCCTGCGCCCTCGCGCTGGGCTGCGTGTTGGGTTTGCTGGTCGGCATGGGCCGCCTGAACCCGGCGCATCGCATTCGCTACGGCATTTGTACCGCCTACGTCACGTTCATTCGTGGCACGCCGCTGCTGGTGCAGCTCTTCATCCTGTTCTTCGGTCTGCCTCAGTTCAACATTCTGCTGCCGGCGTTCATGTGCGGTGTATTGGGTCTGGGCATCTACAGCGGCGCCTATGTCTCGGAAATCGTGCGTGGCGCCATCCAGTCGATCGAGCGCGGCCAGATGGAAGCCGCCCGCTCGCTCGGCATGCCCTATGGCCTGGCCATGCGCTCGGTGATCCTGCCGCAGGCGATCGTGCGCATGATCCCGCCGCTGGGTAACGAATTCATTGCGCTGATCAAGAACTCCGCGCTCGTGTCGCTGCTCACGATTCACGACGTGATGCACGAAGGCCAGAAGATCATCAGCGTGTCGTACCGTTCGCTGGAAGTGTATCTGGCGATCGCCTTTGTTTATCTGATTCTGACCGGCACCACCACGCTGCTGCTGCAGCGCGCCGAGAAGTCCCTGCGTGCCGGAGGTGCCGTGCAATGA
- a CDS encoding amino acid ABC transporter ATP-binding protein, which translates to MSDVKKEYGGPILKIEGLGKAYGSHQVLKGIDFEVDARQVVVVIGPSGSGKSTFLRCCNGLETAEEGTIEIVGQKLVDHGKMMGENALNKLRTDVGMVFQSFNLFPHLTVLDNVTLAPKKLRGMKSADAEKLARELLAKVGLAAKADVFPGTLSGGQKQRVAIARALAMQPQVMLFDEPTSALDPELVGEVLQVMKALANDGMTMLVVTHEMGFAREVADVVVVMDQGRIIEAGAPDQIFTAPREARTREFLQAVIAR; encoded by the coding sequence ATGAGCGATGTGAAGAAAGAATACGGCGGCCCGATCCTCAAGATCGAGGGTCTGGGCAAGGCCTACGGCAGCCATCAGGTGCTCAAGGGCATCGACTTCGAAGTCGACGCGCGTCAGGTGGTGGTTGTCATCGGCCCCAGCGGCTCGGGCAAAAGCACGTTCCTGCGCTGCTGCAACGGGCTGGAGACCGCCGAGGAGGGCACCATCGAGATCGTCGGTCAGAAGCTCGTCGACCACGGCAAAATGATGGGCGAGAACGCGCTCAACAAGCTGCGCACCGACGTCGGCATGGTGTTCCAGTCGTTCAACCTGTTCCCGCACCTGACGGTGCTCGACAACGTCACGCTCGCCCCGAAGAAGCTGCGCGGCATGAAGAGCGCGGATGCCGAGAAGCTTGCCCGCGAACTGCTCGCCAAGGTCGGGCTGGCCGCCAAGGCCGACGTGTTCCCGGGCACGCTCTCGGGCGGGCAGAAGCAGCGCGTGGCGATCGCCCGTGCGCTCGCGATGCAACCGCAGGTCATGCTGTTCGACGAGCCGACCTCGGCACTCGACCCGGAGCTCGTGGGCGAGGTGCTGCAGGTAATGAAGGCGCTCGCGAACGACGGCATGACGATGCTCGTCGTGACGCACGAAATGGGCTTCGCCCGCGAAGTGGCCGACGTGGTTGTCGTCATGGATCAGGGCCGCATCATCGAAGCCGGTGCCCCCGACCAGATCTTCACCGCGCCGCGCGAGGCGCGTACGCGGGAATTCCTGCAGGCAGTCATCGCACGGTAA